A stretch of Tigriopus californicus strain San Diego chromosome 11, Tcal_SD_v2.1, whole genome shotgun sequence DNA encodes these proteins:
- the LOC131890725 gene encoding uncharacterized protein LOC131890725 produces MKVTSDKGPQFRGPFTSFCERFQMEHITPSPYNPQSNGAAKVGVKSVKKLLEKIGGDISEEAFQEALLMWRTTPHSDGFSPAYGFFGRVLRTMLPDIREHGVFHGAAFGLARQEAVAAACARAGGRALRPLRVGEGVHFQNPPTGKWLVGGIIASIYDLGRSYEVDTPYGRFQRNRWLLLPAPDQDAREVANPEALQMNEGP; encoded by the coding sequence ATGAAGGTGACATCGGACAAAGGGCCACAATTCCGTGGGCCATTTACCTCATTCTGTGAGCGCTTCCAAATGGAACACATCACCCCATCTCCGTATAATCCTCAAAGCAACGGCGCGGCCAAAGTGGGGGTCAAATCCGTGAAAAAGCTCTTGGAGAAAATTGGCGGAGATATTTCCGAGGAAGCTTTCCAAGAAGCATTGCTCATGTGGCGAACAACGCCACATTCAGATGGGTTCAGTCCCGCCTACGGATTTTTTGGCCGTGTCCTTCGCACCATGCTGCCAGATATTCGTGAGCATGGGGTCTTCCACGGAGCTGCTTTCGGCCTGGCCCGCCAAGAAGCAGTTGCAGCCGCATGCGCTAGAGCCGGTGGACGTGCATTGCGGCCACTACGTGTTGGTGAGGgagttcatttccaaaacCCACCAACGGGAAAATGGCTGGTGGGCGGAATAATTGCATCAATATACGATCTCGGACGCTCATATGAAGTGGATACGCCCTATGGTCGCTTTCAGCGCAATCGTTGGCTCCTCCTTCCAGCGCCCGATCAAGATGCTCGCGAGGTAGCAAATCCTGAAGCCCTACAAATGAATGAGGGCCCTTGA